A stretch of the Streptomyces sp. NBC_00078 genome encodes the following:
- a CDS encoding cation acetate symporter, translating to MTGNHQTLALFLFSAFVAVTLAITTWVSRNRHGSAEEFYAGGRLFSPMENGFAIAGDYMSAASFLGVTGLIALFGYDGLLYLVGFFVAWLLVLFLVAELVRNCGRFTLADVVAARMSERPVRIAAGTSSVIVSVLYLVAQMVGAGSLVALLLGGTSGPARAWTVIGVGALMVIYVSLGGMRATTWIQIVKAVLLLAGTVALTVLVLLRFHGDFDRLLLTAAERSGHGDAFLAPGLKYGGGWTARFDFISLGLALVLGTAGLPHILSRFYTVPTARAARRSVLWSIGLIGGFYLMTIVLGFGAAAIVGPEAVRGSSAAGNTAVPLLALNLGGGAGSTGGTVLFAIVAAVAFATILAVVAGITLASSASVAHDLYASLRRSHAKPHSEVAVARIASVGIGVVAIALGLLARDLNVAFLVGLAFAVAASANLPVLLYSLFWRNFTTRGAVWAVYGGLIPALGLVVLSPVVSGGPESLFPGVDFQYFPLQNPGLVSIPMGFLAGWLGTVTSAEIPDEAKHAETEVRALTGAGAV from the coding sequence GTGACGGGCAACCATCAGACGCTGGCGCTGTTTCTGTTCAGCGCGTTCGTGGCCGTCACTTTGGCGATCACGACGTGGGTGAGCCGCAACCGGCATGGTTCGGCGGAGGAGTTCTACGCGGGCGGACGTCTCTTCTCGCCCATGGAGAATGGTTTTGCCATCGCCGGCGACTACATGTCGGCTGCCTCCTTCCTGGGCGTCACCGGGCTCATCGCGCTCTTCGGATACGACGGGCTGCTGTATCTGGTCGGCTTCTTTGTCGCCTGGTTGCTGGTGCTCTTCCTCGTCGCCGAACTGGTGCGCAACTGCGGGCGGTTCACGCTGGCCGACGTGGTCGCGGCGCGGATGAGCGAGCGACCCGTTCGGATCGCGGCGGGAACTTCATCGGTCATCGTGTCCGTTCTGTATCTGGTGGCGCAGATGGTGGGCGCGGGGAGCCTGGTCGCTCTGCTGCTCGGGGGGACGAGCGGGCCCGCACGAGCCTGGACCGTCATCGGCGTCGGTGCGCTCATGGTCATCTATGTGTCGTTGGGAGGGATGCGGGCCACCACCTGGATCCAGATCGTCAAGGCGGTTCTCCTGCTCGCCGGTACGGTGGCGCTGACCGTGCTCGTCCTGCTCCGGTTCCACGGCGACTTCGACAGGCTGCTGCTGACGGCGGCCGAGCGCAGTGGTCACGGCGACGCGTTCCTGGCACCGGGACTCAAGTACGGCGGAGGATGGACCGCCCGCTTCGACTTCATCAGCCTCGGGCTCGCCCTGGTGCTGGGCACGGCGGGGCTGCCGCACATCCTGTCCCGGTTCTACACGGTGCCCACGGCCCGGGCCGCCCGCCGCTCGGTACTCTGGTCGATCGGGCTCATCGGCGGCTTCTACCTGATGACGATCGTCCTCGGCTTCGGCGCGGCCGCGATCGTGGGTCCGGAGGCGGTACGCGGGTCGAGCGCGGCCGGGAACACGGCGGTTCCGCTCCTGGCGCTCAACCTGGGCGGCGGAGCGGGTTCCACAGGAGGAACGGTTCTCTTTGCGATCGTCGCCGCCGTGGCCTTCGCCACCATCCTCGCGGTGGTCGCCGGAATCACGCTCGCCTCCTCGGCGTCCGTGGCCCACGACCTGTATGCGTCGCTTCGGCGCAGTCACGCCAAGCCGCACAGCGAGGTGGCCGTGGCGCGGATCGCCTCGGTCGGGATCGGCGTGGTCGCGATCGCCCTCGGCCTGCTGGCCCGTGACCTGAACGTCGCCTTCCTGGTGGGCCTCGCCTTCGCAGTCGCCGCGTCCGCGAATCTCCCGGTCCTGCTGTACTCGCTGTTCTGGCGCAACTTCACCACCCGCGGCGCCGTGTGGGCGGTATACGGCGGGCTGATCCCCGCCCTGGGCCTTGTCGTTCTGTCGCCGGTGGTCTCGGGCGGTCCGGAATCGCTGTTCCCGGGCGTCGACTTCCAGTATTTCCCGCTTCAGAACCCCGGCCTCGTGTCGATCCCGATGGGCTTCCTCGCCGGTTGGCTCGGTACGGTCACCTCCGCCGAGATCCCGGACGAGGCCAAGCACGCGGAGACCGAGGTGCGGGCGCTGACGGGGGCGGGAGCGGTGTAG
- a CDS encoding type IIA DNA topoisomerase subunit B, which produces MTAETSVPSTALLAGADRDGSNYTARHLLVLEGLEAVRKRPGMYIGSTDSRGLMHCLWEIIDNSVDEALGSYCDHIEVILHDDGSVEVRDNGRGIPVDVEPKTGLSGVEVVMTKLHAGGKFGGGSYAASGGLHGVGASVVNALSARLDVEVDRGGHTHAISFRRGVPGAFAANGPDAKFETGGLRKTKRIPKTRSGTRVRYWADRQIFLKDAKLSLENLHQRARQTAFLVPGLTIVVRDELGLGEGGSKGEESFRFDGGISEFCEYLATDKPVNDILRFSGQGSFKETVPVLDDHGQMTPTEVTRELAVDVAMRWGTGYDTNLKSFVNIIATPKGGTHVAGFEQAVAKTMNEVLRAKKLLRVAEDDIVKDDALEGLTAVVTVRLAEPQFEGQTKEVLGTSAARRIVNTVISKELKAFLTSTKRDAAAQARVVMEKAVAAARTRIAARQHKDAQRRKTALESSSLPAKLADCRSDDVDRSELFIVEGDSALGTAKLARNSEFQALLPIRGKILNVQKSSVTDMLKNVECGAIIQVIGAGSGRTFDIDAARYGKIIMMTDADVDGSHIRTLLLTLFHRYMRPMVEAGRVFAAVPPLHRIEIVQPKKGQDKYVYTYSDRELRDKLLEFQSKGIRYKDSIQRYKGLGEMDADQLAETTMDPRHRTLRRINLSDLDSAEQVFDLLMGNDVAPRKEFISSSAATLDRSRIDA; this is translated from the coding sequence GTGACCGCCGAGACGTCCGTGCCGTCCACAGCGCTGCTGGCAGGAGCAGACCGGGACGGTTCCAACTACACCGCGCGGCACCTTCTCGTCCTCGAGGGGCTCGAGGCCGTGCGCAAGCGCCCGGGCATGTACATCGGGTCGACCGACAGCCGTGGCCTGATGCACTGCCTGTGGGAGATCATCGACAACTCCGTGGACGAAGCCCTCGGGAGTTACTGCGACCACATCGAGGTGATCCTCCACGACGACGGCTCGGTGGAGGTCCGGGACAACGGCCGGGGCATCCCGGTCGACGTAGAGCCCAAGACGGGTCTTTCCGGCGTCGAGGTCGTCATGACCAAGCTGCACGCAGGCGGCAAGTTCGGCGGCGGCTCGTACGCCGCTTCGGGCGGCCTGCACGGTGTCGGCGCCTCGGTGGTGAACGCCCTGTCGGCCCGCCTGGACGTCGAGGTGGACCGCGGTGGCCACACTCACGCGATCAGCTTCCGGCGCGGTGTGCCGGGTGCCTTCGCGGCCAACGGCCCCGATGCCAAGTTCGAAACCGGCGGGCTGCGCAAGACCAAGAGGATTCCCAAGACCCGCAGCGGTACGCGCGTGCGTTACTGGGCCGACCGTCAGATCTTCCTCAAGGACGCCAAGCTCTCCCTGGAGAACCTTCATCAGCGCGCCCGCCAGACGGCGTTTCTGGTGCCCGGCCTGACCATCGTCGTCCGCGACGAGTTGGGTCTCGGCGAGGGCGGCAGCAAGGGTGAGGAGTCCTTCCGCTTCGACGGCGGCATCAGCGAGTTCTGCGAGTACCTGGCCACCGACAAACCGGTGAACGACATCCTCCGCTTCTCCGGGCAGGGCAGCTTCAAGGAGACCGTCCCGGTCCTGGACGACCACGGCCAGATGACGCCCACCGAGGTCACCCGCGAACTCGCCGTCGACGTCGCGATGCGCTGGGGCACCGGCTACGACACGAACCTGAAGTCGTTCGTCAACATCATCGCCACCCCCAAGGGGGGCACTCACGTCGCCGGCTTCGAGCAGGCGGTCGCCAAGACGATGAACGAGGTGCTGCGCGCGAAGAAGCTGCTGCGCGTCGCCGAGGACGACATCGTCAAGGACGACGCACTGGAGGGCCTCACGGCGGTCGTCACCGTCCGCCTCGCCGAGCCGCAGTTCGAGGGCCAGACCAAGGAGGTCCTCGGCACCTCGGCGGCCCGCCGCATCGTGAACACCGTGATCTCCAAGGAGCTCAAGGCGTTCCTGACCTCAACGAAGCGGGACGCGGCCGCCCAGGCGCGTGTGGTCATGGAGAAGGCGGTCGCCGCGGCCCGCACGCGTATCGCGGCGCGTCAGCACAAGGACGCACAGCGCCGGAAGACGGCTCTGGAGTCTTCGTCACTGCCGGCCAAGCTCGCGGACTGCCGCAGTGACGACGTGGACCGCAGCGAGCTGTTCATCGTCGAGGGAGACTCCGCGCTCGGCACGGCCAAGCTGGCCCGAAATTCCGAGTTCCAGGCGTTGCTGCCGATCCGCGGCAAGATCCTCAACGTCCAGAAGTCGTCCGTGACCGACATGCTCAAGAACGTCGAGTGCGGCGCGATCATCCAGGTCATAGGAGCGGGTTCTGGGCGGACGTTCGACATCGACGCGGCCCGCTACGGCAAGATCATCATGATGACTGACGCCGACGTGGACGGTTCACACATCCGGACCCTGCTGCTGACGCTGTTCCACCGCTACATGCGGCCCATGGTCGAGGCGGGCCGGGTGTTCGCCGCGGTGCCGCCGCTGCACCGCATCGAGATCGTCCAGCCGAAGAAGGGGCAGGACAAGTACGTCTACACCTACTCGGACCGTGAGCTGCGCGACAAGCTCCTGGAGTTCCAGAGCAAGGGCATCCGGTACAAGGACTCCATCCAGCGCTACAAGGGTCTCGGTGAAATGGACGCCGACCAGCTGGCCGAGACGACGATGGACCCGCGCCACCGCACCCTGCGCCGGATCAACCTGTCCGACCTCGACTCCGCCGAGCAGGTCTTCGATCTACTGATGGGTAATGACGTGGCACCGCGCAAGGAGTTCATCTCCAGCTCGGCGGCGACGCTGGACCGGTCGCGCATCGACGCGTAG
- a CDS encoding DUF485 domain-containing protein translates to MQSSNGRPRGGGGGGDGSAEPREDHETSFDEAPGGVRYDDPWYDALASGWGELDGLGGQVPVPDAGSERLAGEDGAAVASEVYLEVQRSAAFQEVRSRYRRFVVPGVVVFFVWYLGYVVTATSAPGLMAYPVAGAVNVAMLAGLGQFLTTFLFAWAYARHARLRRDRAALELRWDTQELTRGARGGVL, encoded by the coding sequence ATGCAGTCAAGCAATGGCCGTCCTCGCGGAGGCGGGGGTGGCGGCGATGGTTCGGCCGAGCCCCGCGAGGACCATGAAACGTCCTTCGACGAGGCACCCGGGGGTGTGAGGTACGACGATCCCTGGTACGACGCACTCGCCTCCGGATGGGGCGAGTTGGACGGCCTCGGGGGACAGGTACCGGTGCCCGATGCCGGTTCTGAGCGGCTGGCGGGCGAGGACGGGGCAGCGGTTGCGTCCGAGGTCTATCTCGAGGTGCAGCGCAGCGCGGCGTTCCAGGAAGTGCGCAGCCGTTACCGCCGGTTCGTGGTGCCGGGAGTCGTAGTCTTCTTCGTCTGGTACCTGGGGTACGTGGTGACCGCCACCAGCGCACCCGGGCTGATGGCGTATCCCGTGGCGGGCGCCGTGAACGTGGCGATGCTCGCGGGGCTCGGGCAGTTCCTCACGACGTTCCTGTTCGCATGGGCGTATGCCCGGCATGCGCGGCTGCGCAGGGACCGCGCCGCGCTCGAACTGCGCTGGGACACGCAGGAACTGACGCGTGGGGCACGAGGTGGTGTGTTGTGA
- a CDS encoding ABC transporter ATP-binding protein has translation MSADTSPAIQLRGASKIFRTPSGGLHTAVRELDLTVGRGEFVAVVGPTGCGKSTTLTLVSGLEEPTEGEVLVAGEPVNGVGDKVGFVFQQDATFPWRTVLSNVMAGPRFRGVPKAEAKQKAREWLARVGLSAFEDRYPHQLSGGQRKRVALAATFVNDPEILLMDEPFSALDVQTRALMSDELLELWAGTGASVVFVTHDLEESIALADKVVVMTAGPATVKQVFDIDLPRPRKVESVRLEARFIEIYREIWESLGEEVRITRERGAARVA, from the coding sequence ATGAGCGCAGACACCAGCCCCGCCATCCAGCTCCGGGGCGCGAGCAAGATCTTCAGGACCCCGTCGGGGGGTCTGCACACGGCCGTGAGGGAGCTGGACCTCACGGTCGGGCGCGGCGAGTTCGTCGCGGTCGTCGGCCCTACGGGCTGCGGTAAGTCGACCACGTTGACCCTGGTCAGCGGGTTGGAGGAACCCACCGAGGGTGAGGTCCTGGTCGCCGGTGAGCCGGTGAACGGCGTCGGCGACAAGGTCGGTTTCGTCTTTCAGCAGGACGCCACCTTCCCCTGGCGAACCGTCCTGTCCAACGTCATGGCCGGCCCGCGCTTCCGCGGCGTGCCCAAGGCGGAGGCAAAGCAGAAGGCGCGCGAATGGCTGGCCCGGGTCGGCCTCTCGGCCTTCGAGGACCGCTACCCGCACCAGCTGTCCGGCGGCCAGCGCAAGCGCGTCGCGCTCGCCGCGACCTTCGTCAACGACCCCGAGATCCTGCTCATGGACGAGCCCTTCTCGGCGCTCGACGTGCAGACCAGGGCGCTGATGTCGGACGAGCTGCTGGAGCTCTGGGCCGGCACGGGCGCCTCCGTGGTGTTCGTCACGCACGACCTGGAGGAGTCGATCGCGCTGGCCGACAAGGTCGTCGTGATGACGGCCGGCCCCGCCACCGTCAAGCAGGTCTTCGACATCGACCTGCCGCGGCCGCGCAAGGTCGAGTCCGTGCGCCTGGAGGCGCGGTTCATCGAGATCTACCGCGAGATCTGGGAGTCCCTCGGCGAAGAGGTCCGGATCACCCGTGAGAGGGGTGCCGCCCGTGTCGCCTGA
- a CDS encoding response regulator, producing the protein MIDVLVVDDDFRVAEINAKYVGKVPGFRVAARAHSAAQALASVQRGSIDLVLLDHYLPDQTGLDLVHRMREQGHGTDVIMITAASDVTTVQAAMRLGALHYLVKPFTFAALRTRLDSYAALRRTVDRVGGRGIAGQDQVDRIFGALRTTPATSSPSLPSGHSEPTSDLICRVLHHADHPLSAHEVATETGLSRSTAQRYLRNLEQAGRLRLTLKYGDTGRPEHLYAWVAP; encoded by the coding sequence ATGATTGACGTCCTGGTCGTGGACGACGACTTCCGCGTCGCCGAGATAAACGCCAAGTACGTGGGAAAGGTTCCCGGGTTCCGGGTCGCCGCCCGCGCACACAGCGCTGCCCAGGCACTCGCCAGCGTGCAGCGCGGGTCCATCGACCTGGTCCTGCTCGACCACTACCTGCCCGACCAGACGGGCCTGGATCTCGTCCACCGCATGCGGGAGCAGGGCCACGGCACGGACGTCATCATGATCACCGCGGCCAGCGATGTGACAACCGTGCAGGCCGCGATGCGCCTCGGAGCGCTGCACTATCTGGTCAAGCCGTTCACCTTCGCCGCCCTGCGCACCCGCCTCGACTCGTACGCCGCTCTGCGCCGCACCGTCGATCGGGTCGGCGGCCGCGGCATCGCCGGCCAGGACCAGGTGGACCGGATCTTCGGCGCGCTGCGCACCACCCCGGCCACGTCGTCACCGAGCCTGCCCAGCGGCCACTCGGAGCCGACAAGCGACCTCATCTGCCGCGTGCTGCACCACGCCGACCACCCGCTCTCCGCCCACGAGGTCGCCACCGAGACCGGCCTGAGCCGCTCCACCGCCCAGCGCTACCTCCGCAACCTCGAACAGGCCGGCCGCCTCCGCCTCACCCTGAAATACGGCGACACGGGCCGCCCGGAACACCTCTACGCATGGGTGGCCCCATAG
- a CDS encoding serine protease, whose product MRRPFVRALARPLVLAAAATAIPLLSTASVAADSVVIGSFPIDVSASPWTVALSSRDRFGGTRAGQFCGGVAIDPTTVLTAAHCMSEDVLGAPSKRVTDLKVIANRTDLLSKDGQEIPVRDIRVNPDYDSVNNAEDFAMLTLAEPLPRSSVIGMASSDDPAYKPGTSAVVTGWGDLTGGGDYARSLRATRLHVLPDAKCAEAYPGGVDGTYLPKSMLCAGEAGGGHDACQGDSGGPLVAQGKLIGLVSWGSGCGRAGNPGVYTRVSEAVQALGRGGGGSTPRGGADAG is encoded by the coding sequence ATGCGTCGTCCCTTTGTCCGTGCGCTGGCCCGGCCGCTGGTCCTTGCGGCTGCAGCCACCGCAATACCTTTGCTCTCCACTGCCTCTGTGGCCGCCGACAGCGTGGTCATAGGCAGTTTCCCGATCGACGTGTCAGCGAGCCCGTGGACCGTGGCGCTGTCCAGTCGTGACCGGTTCGGAGGTACGCGTGCGGGGCAGTTCTGCGGCGGCGTGGCCATCGACCCCACGACTGTGCTCACCGCGGCCCACTGCATGAGCGAGGACGTCCTGGGCGCGCCGTCGAAGCGCGTCACCGACCTCAAGGTCATCGCCAACCGTACGGACCTTCTGTCGAAGGACGGCCAGGAGATCCCGGTACGCGATATCCGGGTGAATCCGGACTACGACAGCGTCAACAACGCCGAGGACTTCGCCATGCTCACCCTCGCCGAACCGCTGCCGCGCAGCTCGGTCATCGGGATGGCGTCCTCCGACGATCCTGCCTACAAGCCCGGTACGAGCGCCGTGGTCACCGGATGGGGAGACCTCACGGGCGGCGGTGACTACGCGCGCAGTCTGCGGGCGACCCGCTTGCACGTGTTGCCCGACGCCAAGTGCGCGGAGGCGTATCCGGGCGGCGTCGACGGCACGTATCTCCCGAAGAGCATGCTGTGCGCCGGGGAGGCGGGAGGCGGCCATGACGCCTGCCAGGGGGACAGCGGCGGCCCCCTCGTCGCCCAGGGGAAACTGATCGGGCTCGTGTCCTGGGGCAGCGGCTGCGGTCGTGCGGGCAACCCCGGCGTCTACACGCGCGTGTCCGAGGCCGTACAGGCCCTGGGGCGGGGCGGTGGGGGGAGTACGCCTCGCGGGGGCGCTGACGCGGGCTGA
- a CDS encoding response regulator transcription factor produces MTEEAEKRPARVVVADDQTVVREGIVMLLGLLPGIEVVGAAGDGNEAVQLVAELAPDVVLMDLRMPRCDGVEATRRIRAEHPGTQVVVLTTYADDESLFPALRAGARGYLTKDAGGDEIVRAVQSVLSGDAGLSPSIQRRLLERLSDPEPPPATITEAPDGLTARETEVLLLIAEGLSNQEIARKLHVSTATVKTHINNLFAKTGLKDRAQAVRYAYAKGLARPPVR; encoded by the coding sequence ATGACGGAAGAGGCGGAGAAGCGGCCCGCGCGTGTGGTCGTCGCGGACGACCAGACCGTCGTGCGTGAGGGCATCGTGATGCTGTTGGGCCTGCTGCCCGGGATCGAGGTGGTCGGCGCCGCGGGCGACGGGAACGAGGCGGTGCAGCTCGTCGCCGAGCTCGCCCCTGACGTGGTGCTGATGGACCTGCGCATGCCCCGCTGCGACGGTGTGGAAGCGACCCGGCGCATTCGTGCTGAGCACCCCGGGACGCAGGTCGTGGTGCTCACTACGTACGCGGACGACGAGTCCTTGTTCCCGGCGTTGCGGGCCGGAGCACGGGGATATCTCACCAAGGACGCGGGAGGGGACGAGATCGTACGGGCCGTGCAGAGTGTGCTGTCCGGGGACGCGGGGCTGTCGCCCAGCATCCAACGGCGGTTGCTGGAGCGGCTGTCCGATCCGGAGCCGCCGCCGGCGACCATCACCGAGGCGCCGGACGGCCTGACAGCGCGGGAGACGGAGGTGCTGCTGCTGATCGCCGAAGGCCTCAGTAACCAGGAGATCGCGCGGAAGCTGCATGTCTCCACCGCGACCGTGAAGACCCACATCAACAACCTCTTCGCCAAGACGGGGCTCAAGGACCGCGCCCAGGCGGTGCGTTACGCGTATGCGAAGGGGCTTGCGCGGCCGCCGGTGAGGTGA
- a CDS encoding CcdC protein domain-containing protein, whose protein sequence is MSGLVNGLAIAAVVVVVVVRQFRAQQIGTGRRWWLLPAILAVVALREPGIVDVHHRAASIALLGTELLIGLATGAAWAWTTRIWAEPDGTVWSKSTKASVTVWIVGIALRVGLFALGAAVGVHQDSSALLIALAATLLVRSGILVWRAQSAAPATGATAAYGDPMARPARKERV, encoded by the coding sequence ATGTCCGGGCTCGTCAACGGGCTGGCGATCGCGGCTGTCGTCGTCGTGGTCGTCGTACGACAGTTCCGCGCCCAGCAGATCGGCACCGGCCGGCGCTGGTGGCTCCTGCCCGCGATCCTTGCGGTCGTGGCGCTGCGCGAGCCCGGCATCGTCGACGTCCACCACCGCGCGGCGTCGATCGCCCTGCTCGGCACCGAACTGCTCATCGGTCTTGCCACAGGGGCCGCCTGGGCCTGGACGACCCGAATATGGGCCGAGCCGGACGGCACCGTGTGGAGCAAGAGCACCAAGGCGAGCGTGACCGTCTGGATCGTCGGCATCGCCCTGCGCGTCGGCCTCTTCGCTCTGGGCGCTGCCGTCGGCGTGCACCAGGACAGCTCCGCCCTGCTCATCGCCCTCGCGGCCACACTCCTGGTCCGCTCCGGCATCCTGGTCTGGCGGGCACAGTCGGCCGCTCCCGCGACGGGTGCGACCGCGGCGTACGGTGACCCCATGGCCCGCCCTGCGCGGAAGGAGCGCGTGTGA
- a CDS encoding sensor histidine kinase, with translation MTRNAWMRWPSREALGREGLTRPRRLLARAVRLLVLGVLLGGVFSSDHVHGWKAVVGGGVVLVAAFLAWAFFRFTFRHRLWPSLGSLALLQGIAMLAQSSDFRVPALVIWCGCAVASLERLPLAAGLPAAGVALGLYGVVNNDNLLTTAITGVGLALAGYTLRLDAEAQGNAQRLLTQERAARAAEAESAALAERARIAREIHDVLAHSLSAQLVHLEAARLLIERGAGREQILERVVAARGMARDGLDETRHALSALRGELTPLEDFLAQLVGATAGAEVTITGERTQLPAEASQAVRRVAQEALTNVRKHAPGAKVQLRLDYSDQQVTLDVRDSGGSPGELAGAGAGYGLLGMRERAELLGGSLEAGPDEEGFVVTLKVPV, from the coding sequence GTGACGCGGAACGCGTGGATGCGCTGGCCCTCGCGGGAGGCGCTCGGCCGGGAAGGACTCACCCGGCCCCGGCGCCTGCTCGCCCGGGCCGTGCGGCTGCTGGTCCTCGGCGTGCTGCTCGGGGGAGTCTTCAGTAGCGATCATGTGCACGGCTGGAAGGCGGTCGTGGGCGGCGGCGTGGTGCTGGTGGCGGCATTCCTTGCCTGGGCTTTCTTCCGCTTCACGTTTCGGCACCGGCTGTGGCCCTCTCTGGGGTCGCTCGCACTGTTGCAGGGCATCGCGATGCTGGCCCAGTCCTCGGACTTCCGGGTTCCTGCACTCGTCATTTGGTGCGGGTGCGCGGTTGCCTCGTTGGAGCGGCTGCCCCTGGCGGCCGGTCTGCCCGCTGCCGGGGTGGCCCTCGGCCTGTACGGGGTTGTCAACAACGACAATCTGCTGACGACCGCCATCACCGGTGTAGGTCTCGCTCTCGCGGGCTACACCCTGCGCCTCGACGCCGAGGCGCAGGGCAACGCCCAGCGATTGCTCACCCAGGAGAGGGCCGCCCGGGCTGCAGAAGCGGAGTCGGCGGCGCTCGCGGAGCGGGCCCGGATCGCGCGAGAGATCCACGACGTGCTGGCACACAGCCTCTCCGCGCAGCTCGTGCACCTGGAGGCGGCCCGGCTGCTGATCGAGCGGGGCGCCGGCCGGGAGCAGATCCTGGAGCGCGTGGTGGCGGCTCGGGGCATGGCGCGCGACGGTCTCGACGAGACGCGGCACGCCCTGTCCGCGCTGCGTGGCGAGCTCACTCCGCTGGAGGACTTCCTCGCGCAGCTCGTCGGTGCGACGGCGGGAGCCGAGGTCACCATTACGGGTGAGCGCACGCAGCTGCCGGCCGAGGCGTCGCAGGCCGTACGCAGGGTCGCTCAGGAAGCCCTGACCAACGTCCGCAAGCATGCGCCCGGGGCCAAGGTGCAGCTGCGGCTGGACTACAGCGACCAGCAAGTGACGCTGGATGTACGTGACTCCGGAGGTTCACCGGGCGAACTCGCCGGGGCGGGTGCCGGGTACGGTCTGCTGGGCATGCGCGAGCGCGCCGAGCTGCTGGGCGGCTCGCTGGAGGCGGGGCCGGACGAGGAGGGGTTCGTGGTGACGCTGAAGGTGCCCGTATGA
- a CDS encoding ABC transporter permease, whose protein sequence is MPEAQIAPAVTEPGNKTNRAHSRARAARRRKIVVNAARVLLLVAVLGLWEVLARTKVIDPFNFSMPSKIWDQIHTWVMHGTAIGSLGEQIWYTLYEALLGWVFGVIAGVVFGITLGRITFLADVLGPYIKVLNSIPRIVLAPIFMIWFGLGPASKVASAVVLVFFPVFFNAFQGAREVDRNLVANARILGASDRRVTLQVVVPSATSWIFTSLHVSFGFALIGAIVGEYIGATKGVGLLISQSQGTFNTAGVYAAMVILAVVALAAEGLLTFAERRIFRWKPAGSDS, encoded by the coding sequence CTGCCCGAGGCCCAGATCGCGCCGGCCGTGACCGAGCCCGGCAACAAGACGAACCGCGCACACTCACGCGCGCGGGCCGCCCGTAGACGCAAGATCGTCGTCAACGCCGCCCGGGTACTGCTGCTGGTCGCCGTCCTCGGTCTGTGGGAGGTGCTGGCCCGAACCAAGGTCATCGATCCGTTCAACTTCTCGATGCCCTCGAAGATCTGGGACCAGATCCACACCTGGGTGATGCACGGGACGGCGATCGGGTCCCTCGGCGAGCAGATCTGGTACACGCTGTACGAGGCGCTGCTCGGCTGGGTCTTCGGTGTGATCGCCGGTGTCGTGTTCGGCATCACACTGGGGCGGATCACTTTCCTCGCCGATGTCCTTGGTCCATACATCAAGGTGCTCAACTCGATACCCAGGATCGTCCTCGCCCCGATCTTCATGATCTGGTTCGGCCTGGGCCCCGCCTCCAAGGTCGCGTCGGCTGTCGTCCTGGTCTTCTTCCCGGTTTTCTTCAACGCCTTCCAGGGCGCTCGCGAGGTCGACCGCAACCTCGTCGCCAATGCCCGGATCCTCGGCGCGAGCGACCGCAGGGTGACGCTTCAGGTGGTCGTACCCTCCGCGACCTCGTGGATCTTCACCAGCCTCCACGTCAGCTTCGGCTTCGCCCTCATCGGCGCCATCGTCGGTGAGTACATCGGCGCGACCAAGGGCGTCGGCCTGCTCATCTCGCAGTCGCAGGGAACCTTCAACACGGCCGGTGTGTACGCGGCGATGGTCATCCTCGCCGTCGTGGCACTCGCCGCCGAGGGACTGCTGACCTTCGCCGAGCGCCGCATCTTCCGGTGGAAACCGGCAGGTTCCGACAGCTGA